One region of Salvia miltiorrhiza cultivar Shanhuang (shh) chromosome 3, IMPLAD_Smil_shh, whole genome shotgun sequence genomic DNA includes:
- the LOC131015837 gene encoding uncharacterized protein LOC131015837: protein MSLRIKSVVDKFVQELKEALDADIQDRIMKEREMQSYIEEREREVAEREAAWKAELSRREAEIARQEARLKMERENLEKEKSVLMGTASNQDNQDGALEITVSGEKYRCLRFAKAKK, encoded by the exons ATGTCGTTGAGGATAAAATCAGTTGTAGACAAGTTTGTGCAGGAGCTGAAGGAGGCTCTAGATGCAGACATACAAGATAGGATCATGAAGGAGAGGGAGATGCAAAGTTACATCGAGGAACGTGAGCGTGAGGTTGCTGAGCGCGAAGCTGCTTGGAAGGCAGAACTCTCACGACGTGAG GCAGAGATTGCTAGGCAGGAAGCCCGGTTAAAAATGGAAAGGGAAAACCTCGAGAAAGAGAAGAGTGTGCTGATGGGAACCGCATCAAATCAGGATAACCAAGACGGGGCTCTTGAAATAACCGTCAGTGGTGAGAAATATCGCTGCCTCAGGTTTGCAAAGGCGAAGAAGTGA
- the LOC131018825 gene encoding uncharacterized protein LOC131018825 has protein sequence MGINQSKNTVWRWVNKGPIRAHSSAIKPDLTAPNKLLRLRFSLESLEFDRIMLALKFKGMDNTIHIDEKWFYITNAAYRFYLTPAEGDTHCTCKNSGECLFDGKIGIFPLREQVPAKRNSKNRPVGTMETKPIQSMTKEVMKGCFINKDSDPNFRAAVTAHGFDIRIVQQPPNSSDTNVNDLGWFRAIQSIQTEHACYNCDDLVKAVEKSYAQLSPHTLNKVFLSLQSCMVEIMKQRGHNAYKIPHMGKDALMRENQLPRDLEVSIHLVEECITYLTENAPMHLVQDLVEKLGYPFPQQGLLNDFLELGI, from the exons ATGGGGATTAATCAAAGCAAAAACACTGTTTGGAGGTGGGTAAACAAGGGGCCGATCAGAGCGCATTCTAGTGCTATAAAGCCCGATCTCACAGCCCCAAACAAGTTGTTGCGACTGCGATTTTCACTAGAGTCATTGGAATTCGATCGCATTATGTTGGCTTTGAAGTTTAAGGGTATGGACAACACCATTCACATAGATGAAAAGTGGTTCTACATCACAAATGCAGCATATAGATTTTACCTAACACCGGCAGAGGGAGATACTCACTGCACATGCAAGA ATTCGGGGGAATGCTTATTTGATGGGAAGATTGGAATCTTCCCATTAAGAGAACAAGTTCCTGCCAAGAGAAACAGCAAAAACAGACCAGTGGGCACTATGGAAACTAAGCCTATTCAGTCCATGACCAAGGAGGTCATGAAGGGGTGCTTCATAAACAAG GACTCAGACCCCAATTTTAGGGCTGCAGTTACTGCTCATGGATTCGATATAAGAATAGTTCAACAACCACCAAACAGTTCGGACACAAATGTGAACGACTTGGGATGGTTTAGAGCTATTCAGAGCATTCAAACTGAACATGCGTGCTACAACTGTGATGACCTTGTGAAGGCAGTTGAGAAATCTTATGCACAATTATCTCCGCATACACTAAACAAAGTGTTTCTAAGTTTGCAGTCGTGTATGGTGGAGATAATGAAACAAAGAGGTCATAATGCATATAAGATCCCACACATGGGGAAAGATGCATTAATGAGAGAAAATCAGCTACCAAGGGATTTGGAGGTGTCTATTCATTTGGTGGAAGAGTGCATTACCTACTTGACTGAAAATGCACCAATGCATTTGGTGCAAGACCTTGTGGAGAAGTTGGGGTATCCCTTTCCACAACAAGGGCTACTCAATGATTTCCTAGAGTTAGGAATTTAG